A region from the Citrobacter koseri ATCC BAA-895 genome encodes:
- a CDS encoding DUF3561 family protein, with protein sequence MRNSHNITITRSDALTTDDDTTWSLPGAVVGFASWLLALGIPFLIYGPNTLFFFLYTWPFFLALMPVAVVVGVALHSIMSGKLFYSITATLLTVGAMFGALFMWLLG encoded by the coding sequence ATGCGTAATAGCCATAACATTACTATCACAAGGTCAGATGCCCTCACGACCGACGACGACACAACCTGGTCACTGCCGGGCGCCGTGGTCGGTTTTGCCTCGTGGCTGCTGGCGTTGGGAATTCCCTTTCTCATCTATGGCCCTAACACGCTGTTTTTCTTCCTCTATACCTGGCCCTTCTTCCTGGCGCTCATGCCCGTTGCGGTTGTGGTTGGCGTGGCCCTGCATTCAATCATGAGCGGCAAACTGTTCTACAGCATTACGGCTACGCTATTAACGGTAGGCGCGATGTTTGGCGCGCTCTTCATGTGGCTGTTGGGGTAG